In a genomic window of Arachnia rubra:
- a CDS encoding MerR family transcriptional regulator: MEGPVPDGDLPESLPVQQAAAWLGVSPHTIRYYERLGLVRVPRDAQGNRAYDEAAMRRLVFLIRMRVSGMTMTELRRYIDLVEQGPGTKPERLKVMQEHRARVRSKIAELQFALDITDYKIATYGGNLGDEPTLHESTHKETP, translated from the coding sequence ATGGAAGGACCAGTGCCAGATGGCGACCTGCCCGAGTCGCTGCCGGTTCAGCAAGCGGCGGCCTGGCTGGGGGTGAGCCCCCACACCATCCGCTACTACGAGCGACTCGGCCTGGTGCGGGTACCCAGGGACGCCCAGGGAAACCGTGCCTACGACGAGGCCGCCATGCGGCGGCTGGTCTTCCTGATCCGGATGCGCGTCTCGGGCATGACCATGACGGAACTTCGTCGCTACATCGACCTTGTTGAGCAGGGTCCCGGCACCAAACCAGAGCGTCTCAAGGTCATGCAGGAGCATCGCGCCCGGGTCCGGAGCAAAATCGCCGAGCTCCAATTCGCCCTTGACATCACCGACTACAAGATCGCCACCTACGGTGGAAACCTCGGCGACGAACCAACTCTCCACGAATCAACCCACAAGGAGACACCATGA
- a CDS encoding glycoside hydrolase family 32 protein: protein MGNHSRRAVLLSTGAAVLAASSRVSQAAPPPELRSQVPGLGELPADSPGNATDPFRPAYHYSPAKGNLADPNGLIYFDGEYHLFHQQDGTWAHAVSSDMVHWKPLGTALQHDALGLAMSGSCVDDGANTSGLVPGGGMVAIYTSTTGGEAQSLAYSTDRGRSWRRYDGNPVIPNDGRKDFRDPKVFWHEPTKSWVMVVSVNDHVSIFRSPNLRQWSHASDFGQDAGSHAAVWECPDLFPLTDASDGKTRWVLTLSIGDNEETHGSTAQYFIGDFDGTTFFPEDDRIRFTDAGQDFYAAQTFEKVDGRRIWLGWLGNWRYPYSMPTGDWHNEMSIPRELSLTTRDGARILRQEPIKELVGLRRQAVEITGASATDNVVSFGTERVTEIDLVLDVSHASDAWLSLARGEVGGKLQEVRVGIDVAKGVFYLDRTNGGLQTVPGRDGGEAQFALRREVAYRPADGRVRLHVYLDRSSVEVFVDDGAPAGSFLVFNDPSAQGLALGATGTATIASGHLTPLGPAF from the coding sequence ATGGGAAATCACAGTCGTCGCGCAGTCCTGCTCAGCACCGGCGCCGCGGTCCTCGCCGCCAGCAGCCGGGTCTCACAGGCAGCTCCCCCGCCGGAGCTCAGGTCGCAGGTCCCTGGTCTCGGCGAGCTTCCGGCAGACTCTCCCGGCAATGCCACGGATCCCTTCCGTCCCGCCTACCATTACAGCCCCGCCAAGGGGAATCTCGCCGACCCCAACGGCCTGATCTATTTCGACGGCGAATACCACCTATTCCATCAGCAGGACGGCACCTGGGCGCACGCCGTCAGCTCGGACATGGTGCACTGGAAGCCTCTTGGCACGGCCCTGCAGCACGATGCACTGGGCCTGGCGATGTCCGGCAGCTGCGTTGACGACGGCGCCAACACCTCCGGGCTGGTGCCCGGAGGTGGGATGGTCGCGATCTACACCTCGACCACCGGCGGGGAGGCGCAGTCCCTCGCTTACAGCACGGACCGCGGCCGCTCCTGGAGGCGCTACGACGGCAACCCCGTCATCCCCAATGACGGCCGCAAGGACTTCCGCGACCCCAAGGTCTTCTGGCATGAGCCGACGAAGTCGTGGGTGATGGTCGTCTCCGTGAATGACCACGTCTCGATCTTCCGCTCCCCCAACCTCAGGCAGTGGAGTCACGCCAGCGACTTCGGCCAGGACGCTGGGTCGCATGCCGCGGTCTGGGAGTGCCCCGACCTGTTCCCCCTCACCGACGCCTCCGACGGGAAGACCCGCTGGGTGCTGACCCTCTCGATCGGCGACAACGAGGAGACCCACGGCTCCACCGCCCAGTACTTCATCGGGGACTTCGACGGCACCACGTTCTTCCCCGAGGACGACCGGATCCGCTTCACCGACGCCGGGCAGGACTTCTACGCCGCCCAGACCTTCGAGAAGGTGGACGGCCGCCGCATCTGGCTGGGGTGGCTGGGCAACTGGCGCTACCCCTACTCCATGCCCACCGGCGACTGGCACAACGAGATGAGCATTCCGCGCGAGTTGTCGCTGACCACCCGGGACGGGGCGCGGATCCTGCGACAGGAACCCATCAAAGAACTGGTCGGGCTGCGCAGGCAGGCGGTGGAGATCACCGGTGCCAGCGCCACGGACAACGTAGTCTCGTTCGGGACGGAACGGGTCACCGAGATCGACCTCGTCCTGGACGTCTCCCACGCCAGCGACGCCTGGCTGAGCCTGGCCCGCGGTGAGGTCGGCGGAAAGCTCCAAGAGGTCCGGGTGGGAATCGATGTCGCCAAGGGCGTGTTCTACCTGGACCGCACGAACGGCGGACTGCAGACCGTCCCCGGCCGCGACGGCGGCGAGGCGCAGTTCGCCCTGCGCCGCGAGGTGGCCTACCGTCCCGCCGACGGCAGAGTCCGCCTGCACGTCTACCTGGACCGCTCCAGCGTGGAGGTGTTCGTCGACGACGGCGCCCCGGCGGGGTCCTTCCTGGTCTTCAACGACCCATCCGCCCAGGGCCTGGCCCTCGGCGCGACCGGGACCGCGACCATCGCCTCCGGCCACCTGACCCCGCTGGGACCGGCATTCTGA
- a CDS encoding TetR/AcrR family transcriptional regulator, with protein MRVAATHLSRDGAAGVSMSSIAKDAGVTRALIYRYFPGKQALLDAVLRHESERLLAATEPDPKLSARDNLHRSLNAYLDFFSASSGGVRELYTASANPVARELVEANHELQATRILQVLELDDTPRHRLAAGGWLALVEFTGRRVVEGAPRDDAVDLCITALVALLGQDLA; from the coding sequence GTGCGCGTTGCTGCGACCCACCTGAGCCGCGATGGAGCAGCAGGGGTCTCCATGAGCTCCATCGCGAAGGATGCAGGGGTGACCCGGGCCCTCATCTACCGGTACTTCCCAGGCAAGCAGGCACTCCTCGACGCCGTGCTGCGGCACGAGTCAGAACGCCTCCTGGCCGCAACCGAACCGGATCCGAAGCTGAGCGCTCGCGACAATCTTCACCGCTCGCTCAACGCCTACCTCGACTTCTTCAGCGCCAGCAGCGGCGGAGTGCGAGAGCTGTACACCGCTTCCGCCAACCCCGTCGCCCGGGAGTTGGTCGAGGCCAACCACGAGCTCCAGGCGACGCGCATCCTGCAGGTCCTGGAGCTCGACGACACCCCCCGTCACCGACTGGCAGCCGGCGGCTGGCTGGCGCTCGTGGAGTTCACCGGCCGCCGCGTCGTCGAGGGAGCCCCCCGAGACGACGCGGTCGACCTGTGCATCACCGCCCTGGTTGCCCTGCTCGGACAGGACCTGGCCTGA
- a CDS encoding O-acetyl-ADP-ribose deacetylase, producing MTIEAVLGDITVQEVDAVVNAANSSLLGGGGVDGAIHRAAGPGLLAACRELRGTTLPGGLPVGQAVATPGFNLPAAWVIHTVGPNRNAGQTDPALLRSAFDSSLGLARELGCSSVALPAISAGVYGWDSREVARIAVASAREHAGTGEDDDWLIRFVLFSQNLLQDFKHALTQ from the coding sequence ATGACTATCGAGGCGGTCCTTGGGGATATCACCGTGCAGGAGGTCGATGCCGTCGTCAATGCGGCGAATTCATCCCTGCTGGGTGGGGGTGGGGTGGATGGCGCTATTCACCGTGCCGCGGGTCCGGGACTGCTGGCAGCCTGCCGGGAGCTGCGGGGCACGACCCTGCCTGGTGGCCTGCCGGTGGGGCAGGCGGTCGCCACCCCCGGTTTCAACCTGCCTGCGGCCTGGGTCATCCACACGGTGGGTCCCAACCGGAACGCGGGCCAGACTGACCCGGCCCTGCTGCGGTCTGCCTTCGACTCCAGTCTCGGTCTCGCCCGGGAGCTGGGCTGTTCCAGTGTGGCGCTGCCCGCGATCTCCGCCGGGGTCTACGGCTGGGACTCCCGCGAGGTTGCCCGCATTGCGGTGGCATCAGCCCGCGAGCACGCCGGCACCGGCGAGGACGACGACTGGCTCATCCGCTTCGTCCTGTTCTCCCAGAACCTGCTCCAGGACTTCAAGCACGCGCTCACGCAGTGA
- a CDS encoding alpha/beta fold hydrolase, whose translation MDSEGGKKPRPRRWLRRLGVVVLVLVVLMGGVKVADVALTAKERADHPAPGQLVDVDGHKMHVHTTGQGDTSIVLLPGLAVPAPDLDFEPLVKELSKWATVTVVEPFGYGWSDVTDSPMLPSDIARDVHTALHAAGVKGPYVLMGHSISGLNSQAFADQYPDEVAGYVGLDPVIPYARYFDSQAGPAFPWFYSWFFRPIVQAGWMRIITAFSGADPSFMIGASSADGYSKENLEQQRMLTNWMMLSANVMRQAEVASDSRAQVRDLRFDEQLPVLVYTIRETNYTEAEIAEYVGSGPCRRSVIVDASHYVHHTEYKRISEGTRALMTECHR comes from the coding sequence ATGGATAGTGAAGGCGGGAAGAAACCTCGTCCCAGGCGCTGGTTGCGGCGGCTTGGGGTTGTGGTGTTGGTGCTGGTGGTGCTGATGGGTGGGGTGAAGGTTGCGGATGTGGCGCTCACCGCGAAGGAGCGGGCGGATCATCCGGCTCCGGGGCAGTTGGTGGATGTCGACGGCCACAAGATGCACGTCCACACCACTGGTCAGGGTGACACAAGTATTGTTCTACTTCCAGGTCTTGCAGTCCCGGCTCCGGACCTGGATTTCGAGCCTTTGGTGAAGGAGCTCTCGAAGTGGGCGACGGTGACCGTGGTGGAGCCCTTCGGCTACGGCTGGAGCGACGTGACGGACTCTCCTATGTTGCCGTCGGATATTGCGCGGGATGTTCACACCGCGTTGCATGCCGCTGGGGTGAAAGGCCCGTATGTGTTGATGGGGCACTCCATCAGCGGATTGAACTCTCAGGCCTTTGCTGATCAGTATCCTGATGAGGTTGCGGGTTATGTTGGTTTGGATCCCGTCATTCCCTACGCGAGATACTTCGACAGCCAGGCTGGTCCCGCGTTTCCCTGGTTTTATTCGTGGTTTTTTAGGCCTATTGTGCAGGCTGGGTGGATGCGTATCATTACGGCGTTCAGTGGTGCGGATCCTTCGTTTATGATCGGGGCCAGTAGTGCGGATGGTTATAGCAAGGAGAATCTTGAGCAGCAGCGGATGCTGACCAACTGGATGATGCTGAGCGCGAATGTGATGAGGCAGGCGGAAGTTGCTAGTGATTCGCGCGCCCAGGTCAGGGATCTTCGGTTTGATGAGCAGCTGCCGGTGTTGGTCTACACCATACGTGAAACGAACTACACCGAGGCAGAGATTGCGGAGTATGTGGGCAGTGGTCCTTGTCGGCGGTCGGTGATCGTCGATGCCAGCCACTACGTCCATCACACCGAGTACAAGCGCATTAGCGAAGGCACCCGCGCCCTCATGACCGAATGCCACCGCTAA
- a CDS encoding type II toxin-antitoxin system Phd/YefM family antitoxin, with protein sequence MKTVKVQEAKTHLSALLAEVEHGASICITRGTQPVARLVPVTSGDRELGFSGYRLPDSFFDDLPEEELAAWETR encoded by the coding sequence ATGAAGACGGTCAAAGTGCAGGAAGCCAAGACGCATCTGTCAGCACTGCTTGCCGAAGTGGAGCATGGCGCATCAATCTGCATCACCAGGGGAACGCAGCCCGTCGCGCGTCTGGTTCCTGTCACCTCAGGAGACCGCGAGCTGGGATTCAGCGGGTACCGCCTGCCCGACAGTTTCTTCGACGACCTGCCAGAGGAGGAACTCGCCGCCTGGGAGACGAGGTGA
- a CDS encoding fructosamine kinase family protein has protein sequence MSLPEELTAGLDVTQVTPVHGGDIARAYRLDTSDGPVFLKTHPSPTHLLFEREARGLRALREAAPTGLRVPEVLASSPSGLVLEWIDEGRRSSGTEAALGAGLAALHHQPQPHFGGLDGDESGYLGSVEVDLTPTSSWPEFYLERRIRPLARRAVDESQLPAEALRLVDSLAPRASELCGPDEPPSLVHGDLWAGNRLVSQDGANWLIDPAAHYAHREFDLAMMALFGGFGREAFTSYDDAYPLAGGWQERIPWYQLTPLLVHAILFGGGYGASVMSVLRNLA, from the coding sequence ATGTCCCTTCCCGAGGAGCTGACCGCCGGACTCGACGTCACCCAGGTCACGCCGGTGCACGGCGGCGACATCGCACGCGCCTATCGTCTCGACACCAGTGACGGCCCGGTGTTCCTGAAGACACACCCCTCCCCCACGCACCTGCTGTTCGAGCGGGAGGCGCGAGGACTACGGGCGTTACGGGAGGCCGCACCGACCGGGTTGCGGGTCCCTGAAGTATTGGCCTCATCACCCAGCGGGCTGGTGCTGGAGTGGATCGACGAGGGCCGCCGCAGCTCCGGCACCGAGGCGGCGCTGGGCGCGGGCCTGGCCGCGCTGCACCATCAGCCTCAGCCGCACTTCGGTGGGCTCGACGGCGACGAGTCGGGCTATCTGGGGTCCGTCGAGGTGGATCTGACGCCCACGTCGTCGTGGCCGGAGTTCTATCTGGAACGACGCATCCGACCCCTGGCCAGGCGGGCCGTCGACGAGAGTCAACTGCCGGCGGAGGCGCTGCGGCTGGTCGACTCCCTAGCCCCGAGGGCCAGCGAGCTGTGCGGACCGGACGAGCCGCCGTCGCTGGTGCACGGCGACCTGTGGGCCGGGAACCGCCTGGTCAGCCAGGACGGCGCGAACTGGCTCATCGACCCGGCCGCGCACTACGCGCATCGCGAGTTCGACCTGGCAATGATGGCGCTGTTCGGCGGTTTCGGACGAGAGGCGTTCACCAGCTACGACGACGCCTACCCGCTGGCCGGCGGCTGGCAGGAGCGAATCCCCTGGTATCAGCTGACGCCGCTGCTGGTGCATGCCATCCTGTTCGGCGGCGGCTACGGCGCGTCGGTGATGTCTGTGCTGCGCAACCTCGCCTGA
- a CDS encoding helix-turn-helix domain-containing protein — protein sequence MKTTTSHTVLPPEDPGDLTPLNTLLPSLPPGIREGVGTFVDALSRGDAVRIEPVSTMLSTTQAAEILNVSRTTLVKLLEEGKLPYEQPNVHRMVRLEDVLTYKKERSRKRTAYFQDSMRQAEETGMLQEEISDYTAALKKSRNRRRS from the coding sequence ATGAAGACGACAACCTCCCACACGGTACTTCCGCCGGAGGATCCGGGCGACCTGACGCCCCTGAACACCTTGTTGCCAAGCCTTCCTCCTGGTATCCGCGAGGGTGTGGGGACCTTCGTCGACGCATTGTCGCGAGGCGATGCCGTTCGCATCGAGCCTGTTTCCACGATGCTGAGCACCACTCAGGCAGCCGAAATCCTGAATGTCTCCCGGACAACCCTGGTCAAGTTACTGGAGGAGGGAAAACTCCCATACGAGCAGCCCAACGTCCACCGAATGGTCCGGCTGGAAGACGTCCTGACATACAAGAAAGAACGCTCCCGAAAACGCACCGCTTACTTCCAGGATTCCATGCGGCAAGCCGAAGAGACAGGCATGCTGCAGGAGGAAATCAGCGATTACACAGCCGCATTGAAGAAATCTCGGAATAGACGGCGATCATGA
- a CDS encoding aldo/keto reductase — protein sequence MTVTLAPGLNTSPIGFGCMALSHVYGGTTNDQARHTLEDALDAGITFLDTADVYGEPRPDATGPAGTNEEMLAPFVARHRDQLQIATKFGITGALTVEKRSEPPTSGRPEYVRAACDASLRRLGIETIDLYYMHRPDPDTPIEETIGALSELIDAGKVRHLGLSEVTAPELHRAHAVHPIAAVQSEWSLWSRDVERNVVPACAELGVGFVPYSPLGRGFLTGTLTRDQISSDFRGMTPRMGESWDANQQALAVVTEVADSLGATNAQVALAWLLAKGRQFGLPVVPIPGSRRAERMRENLGALKLQLDEAAMTRLDGVASLVEGSRNVVPDPRWISEGRE from the coding sequence ATGACCGTCACCCTCGCCCCCGGGCTGAACACCTCACCCATCGGATTCGGGTGCATGGCGCTCAGCCACGTCTACGGCGGCACCACTAACGACCAGGCCCGGCACACCCTTGAGGACGCCCTCGACGCCGGGATCACCTTCCTCGACACCGCCGACGTCTACGGCGAGCCGAGGCCGGATGCCACCGGCCCCGCCGGCACGAACGAGGAGATGCTCGCCCCGTTCGTCGCCAGGCACCGCGACCAGTTGCAGATCGCCACGAAATTCGGGATCACCGGGGCTCTTACCGTGGAGAAGAGGTCCGAGCCGCCTACTAGCGGCCGGCCGGAGTATGTGCGCGCAGCCTGTGACGCATCGCTGCGGCGTCTGGGCATCGAGACCATCGACCTCTACTACATGCACCGCCCCGACCCGGACACCCCCATCGAGGAGACCATCGGCGCGCTGAGTGAGCTGATCGACGCGGGAAAGGTGCGCCATCTGGGGCTGAGCGAGGTCACCGCGCCGGAGCTGCACCGCGCCCACGCCGTCCACCCGATCGCCGCCGTGCAGAGCGAGTGGAGCCTGTGGTCGCGGGATGTCGAACGCAATGTCGTCCCGGCGTGCGCGGAGCTGGGTGTCGGTTTCGTGCCGTACTCGCCGCTGGGCAGGGGATTCCTGACCGGGACCCTCACCAGGGACCAGATCAGCTCGGATTTCCGCGGCATGACTCCCCGGATGGGGGAGTCCTGGGATGCGAACCAGCAGGCCCTCGCGGTGGTCACGGAGGTCGCCGACTCGCTGGGCGCCACGAACGCGCAGGTCGCGCTGGCGTGGCTGCTGGCCAAGGGGCGGCAGTTCGGCCTCCCGGTGGTGCCGATCCCAGGATCCCGCCGTGCTGAGAGGATGCGCGAAAATCTCGGCGCGCTCAAGCTCCAGCTGGATGAGGCAGCCATGACGCGGCTCGATGGCGTCGCCTCTCTGGTGGAGGGCAGCCGCAACGTCGTGCCGGATCCCCGCTGGATCAGCGAGGGCCGGGAGTGA
- a CDS encoding NAD(P)-dependent oxidoreductase codes for MKIVVLGAAGNVGSRFARQAVAAGHEVVAYVRRPEAAPAGTEVVVGSAEDVETLASAAQGADVLVVSITGSIRDTSFMQRLQPGIIEAARRAQVKRVVLVSVFGAGETRAKASGFARLIYNTALRGFLADKAAADALLMESGLNWTIVYPVNLKDAPALPSQTVKALDEVSRVPGMPTLPMDNAATGLLEVATDPATTGKRLLITTPTGRR; via the coding sequence ATGAAGATCGTCGTTCTGGGTGCCGCCGGCAATGTCGGCTCACGCTTCGCACGGCAGGCAGTCGCCGCCGGCCACGAGGTCGTCGCGTACGTGCGGCGTCCCGAAGCTGCCCCGGCGGGCACTGAGGTCGTCGTCGGCAGCGCCGAAGACGTCGAGACGCTGGCCTCGGCAGCGCAGGGCGCGGACGTGCTGGTGGTCTCCATCACGGGCTCCATCCGCGATACCTCCTTCATGCAGAGGCTGCAGCCCGGCATCATCGAGGCCGCCCGCCGGGCGCAGGTGAAGCGCGTCGTGCTGGTGTCGGTGTTCGGCGCGGGCGAGACCCGGGCGAAGGCCTCTGGCTTCGCACGTCTCATCTACAACACCGCGCTGCGCGGCTTCCTCGCCGACAAAGCCGCGGCCGATGCGCTGCTGATGGAGTCGGGACTCAACTGGACCATCGTCTACCCCGTCAACCTCAAGGACGCCCCGGCGCTGCCGTCGCAGACGGTGAAAGCACTAGACGAGGTGAGCCGGGTGCCCGGCATGCCGACGCTGCCGATGGACAACGCCGCCACGGGACTGCTGGAGGTCGCGACCGACCCGGCCACCACCGGGAAGCGCCTGCTGATCACCACGCCCACCGGCCGGCGTTGA
- a CDS encoding FitA-like ribbon-helix-helix domain-containing protein, whose protein sequence is MEQLLIRGLPAGTKARLDVLARRNGRSREAEVRVILDQALRLEPVSQADLLAMPESEGIEFEPGRLGALGRDVEL, encoded by the coding sequence GTGGAGCAATTGCTGATTCGAGGACTCCCGGCTGGTACCAAAGCGAGACTCGACGTCCTGGCTCGGCGGAACGGGCGTTCTCGCGAGGCCGAGGTCCGGGTGATTCTCGACCAGGCACTGCGCCTGGAACCGGTTTCACAGGCCGACCTGCTGGCCATGCCGGAATCGGAAGGTATCGAATTCGAACCCGGGCGGCTGGGGGCGCTGGGCCGGGACGTCGAGCTGTGA